Genomic DNA from Deltaproteobacteria bacterium:
GTTCGGCGATATGGACCATCGGATAAGACATCGGTGCGGCGACGATGATCTTTTTGGAGAGCGCCGCGGCGATCTCCGGCATACCCCCTATTTGAATAAAGGCCACGTCCTTATGGGCTTCGAGTCCGTGCTTACCAAGAAACATGCGCATGCCGAAATCGGTGGCCGCGCCAAAACGAGAGACGCCGACAGTTTTTCCCCTGAGGTCACTTACGGTTTTTATCTCCGGCGCAGCCATTACGTAAAAGGGCACGATATTAACCGTGGCGCCGATGGCGACCAAATCGGCGCCCTGAAGTCCGGAATCGGCGATCACTTGACTATTTTGCGCGCTGATAACGATGTCACCCGCCAGCGTTGCTTTGGCGGCAATGGGCGAACTCGCGATGTAGATAGTATCGACGTCCAACCCTTCTTCTCTGTAGAACCCGGCGTCGTTCATGATCCAGAACGGCGCATTGAAAGCGCTCACCGCGGTCCAAGCGATGACCAGCTTCTGCGCTTGCGTCGGCGATAAGTTCACTATAAGCACGAAGAGTGCAGTGGCGCATCCCAAAACGAAACCACGAACACGAATTTCTTTCACGGCGCCCTCCCCCAAAGTTTCACAAAGAACCCTTCATCGATCA
This window encodes:
- a CDS encoding ABC transporter substrate-binding protein, which produces MNLSPTQAQKLVIAWTAVSAFNAPFWIMNDAGFYREEGLDVDTIYIASSPIAAKATLAGDIVISAQNSQVIADSGLQGADLVAIGATVNIVPFYVMAAPEIKTVSDLRGKTVGVSRFGAATDFGMRMFLGKHGLEAHKDVAFIQIGGMPEIAAALSKKIIVAAPMSYPMVHIAEQGGAKVLANLAKDEIPFVHLTLTTTKRFLKDKRPQAKAFLRAYGKAVHFFYNRPAETRAIFAKYTKINDPKILDGSIKYGHEFMEKVPFVKAAGFQVTLNEIGRTNPKAKQAKPQQFFDNSLTQELLDEGFFTKLWGKSPL